One genomic segment of Bifidobacterium breve DSM 20213 = JCM 1192 includes these proteins:
- a CDS encoding carbohydrate ABC transporter permease translates to MTTATVAPSKAGKPAKFRRDHRINWWLTAAVAVLSLTILIPLYFTIVTALKTPAEAGTFALPTSWQWHNFADASAKVNYPKAALNSAIITVAAVVLTLLTNTFVAYAVARNMDKRFFRFLYYFFIAAMFVPFPVVMLPIAKQMGSLHLDNQVGLIILYTVLGLGTNLFIATGFIRSIPVSLEEAARIDGASTWRIFWTIIFPLMSPINATIAILTALWAWNDFLLPLIILTDQSNQTIPLAQYVFSSQFATNYPMAFSSYLMAMAPILIVYIFAQKWVVGGVMRGAVK, encoded by the coding sequence ATGACTACTGCAACAGTTGCTCCGTCCAAAGCCGGTAAGCCCGCCAAGTTCCGCAGGGATCACCGCATCAACTGGTGGCTGACCGCCGCTGTGGCAGTGCTGAGCCTGACCATTCTGATCCCGCTCTACTTCACCATCGTCACCGCGCTGAAGACCCCGGCCGAAGCCGGCACCTTCGCTCTGCCCACCTCGTGGCAGTGGCATAACTTCGCCGACGCCTCCGCCAAGGTCAACTACCCGAAGGCCGCGCTCAACTCCGCGATTATCACGGTGGCCGCCGTTGTACTCACCCTGCTGACCAACACCTTCGTGGCCTACGCCGTGGCCCGCAACATGGATAAGCGCTTCTTCCGCTTCCTGTACTACTTCTTCATCGCCGCCATGTTCGTGCCGTTCCCGGTCGTCATGCTGCCGATTGCGAAGCAGATGGGCTCCCTGCATCTGGACAACCAGGTCGGCCTGATCATCCTGTACACGGTGCTCGGCTTGGGCACGAACCTGTTCATCGCCACGGGCTTCATCCGTTCGATTCCGGTCTCGCTGGAAGAGGCGGCCCGCATCGATGGCGCATCCACGTGGCGCATTTTCTGGACCATCATCTTCCCGCTGATGAGCCCGATTAACGCCACCATCGCCATTCTGACCGCGCTGTGGGCCTGGAACGACTTCCTCCTGCCGTTGATCATTCTGACCGACCAGTCGAACCAGACCATCCCGCTCGCCCAGTACGTCTTCAGCTCGCAGTTCGCCACCAACTACCCGATGGCATTCTCCAGCTACCTGATGGCCATGGCCCCGATCCTCATCGTCTACATTTTCGCCCAAAAGTGGGTTGTGGGCGGAGTGATGAGAGGAGCGGTCAAGTAA